Proteins from one Malassezia vespertilionis chromosome 2, complete sequence genomic window:
- a CDS encoding uncharacterized protein (TransMembrane:3 (o1010-1028i1155-1173o1214-1233i); EggNog:ENOG503P64D; COG:S) has product MAQSLAKWGIVTSEEFVKVLKRPETSKEALPNGERNVSRIEVLQYAWSDNTIYVPQKTEMLLDITLEAMLSAIRNVKGIDGLQHHNDTRYWQLLSFILSSPEVTPGMLHALVGKHSIFQLAMSAAEECKNHSTWEIIVSPLSILLPFSIRRWGASQIDTVNSLFQTVLHALPCICGSGQVDATVNLLNAMCKYWAPALELGTNAKKTSKFFLQATLLPFARALHYSQQIDAPALEASIVPIAAASLYEAAALDGPRSAQGLPDTLQPLTDALVQHIQDVDVARAMLCVIPVFLDQLVRRICGIDVQAPVPRIRQGVLEQYITPICQTLQQLPPTLSCAVAHARLLLVEKIAALKLYIPGGEDQEAWSALWRILCKETLVLLDFKSSTLCVTYCFTTFTVLWRVDMATLEELLPSMLSTTCNLPKEMECVWEAAHNFVSEVVVRYAESRNMLHLFGILQQVMDRTCVGADPTLFATLAQSPLLEKRSVVNLSSLLQNAVPPGQVLPMLSMTLENVQQRFVHVQKEPAPVLFSAHFLMLVIQNVGLDHLLNNDAYFESMLKMADSLVECGLQKNDMLVRACIAAGLRLRFVLVRRAFVHAQCTGQVLPPMFTSYTYLDQLVPFFASKETIPQVRAEILRTAFACAEVDLAFNARKAPSYTFLSSVASPFLFDALHMGSISQFSAWDGQLFGLIDSADLPSVLWRMITGRWARVMDACMNVTQLCACIEYMQKTLLASPSDKLGGHQKTISETALKSAQFFELSHWREAIVQQMEESVAWIDPSKAPRWKAGANLEATLAAINMLERLPIGIFPSSSLDRIVSCLAWLDAAWTLHGLKGDTQVWTALKLFLSRAASTTTVCFPIPISVYILAMVNKPSCIQKSWERASVHLLSALFSAPDAIEHVLHSDTMVTLSTSNAPLAQHILAILLEHAADATIPLRSLPANLGSSTLEKEVMSAFAKMHEEMDDNAFCLARLRILHASEADVSSAALIFDQLLNSIETIPFAAQQEDGVLFATALFSCLSTLRFYLHGQKGKPYVALCMAYSSLSAKLNGSELLTHRFVQAIMSMDQDSYASTLETLELPFLRKMPECTIDDMSSLLSVMSILLQHAPSGTSKIASARFASMVVRLPSIVTQAPMLSLAATEMVRRVCQYRALILRSADVAKIFAFFGVLLRPAGTENKNMALTLQANTVYQGIVASLCAIVRFRKDLLSPLLPHLTALLSSLLLPLLSLLRSNTGRAPLRTLAETTPCWLDVVSSPLGLTEARSLSRLYTEISTKTTSIATMIASKKRKLTSDAIQVGTTETLGRSMTKHAIYVLVAYVRLVAQRTSTIAAPLRQALLPGLFALCSIISEYERDAALKGMLDASGQAVFKSLWKEWEHERYKGT; this is encoded by the exons atggcgcagtCACTAGCAAAATGGGGTATTGTCACTTCAGAGGAGTTTGTGAAAGTACTGAAGCGGCCTGAAACATCTAAAGAGGCACTTCCgaatggcgagcgcaacgtGTCTCGGATTGAAGTGCTGCAGTATGCGTGGTCGGACAATACCATTTATGTTCCGCAAAAAACAGAAATGCTTCTGGACATTACACTGGAGGCCATGTTGAGTGCGATACGGAACGTGAAAGGAATTGATGGATTACAGCATCATAATGATACACGTTACTGGCAATTACTTTCCTTCATATTGTCATCACCGGAGGTCACGCCTGGGATGCTGCATGCATTAGTGGGCAAGCATAGTATATTCCAGCTAGCCATGAGTGCAGCTGAAGAGTGCAAAAATCACAGCACATGGGAAATCATTGTATCTCCTCTTTCCATCCTTCTTCCTTTTAGCATTCGTCGCTGGGGTGCGAGTCAAATCGATACGGTAAACTCACTGTTCCAAACTGTCCTGCACGCATTACCGTGCATTTGCGGGTCAGGACAGGTTGACGCGACTGTGAATCTTCTGAATGCTATGTGCAAGTATTGGGCACCTGCATTAGAACTTGGGACGAACGCGAAAAAAACGTCCAAGTTTTTCTTGCAAGCAACACTGCTTCCTTTTGCCCGTGCACTCCACTACTCCCAACAGATTGACGCACCAGCATTGGAAGCTAGCATCGTACCGATTGCTGCAGCATCTCTATATGAAGCTGCAGCATTGGACGGTCCACGAAGTGCGCAAGGACTGCCTGACACACTACAGCCACTCACGGACGCTTTGGTGCAGCACATCCAAGACGTGGATGTAGCTCGGGCCATGCTTTGCGTAATACCCGTTTTTCTTGATCAGCTGGTACGACGTATTTGTGGAATTGATGTGCAAGCGCCTGTGCCACGTATTCGACAAGGCGTGTTGGAACAATACATTACACCCATTTGTCAAACATTACAGCAGCTGCCGCCTACACTGTCATGCGCTGTTGCACATGCACGATTGCTTCTTGTGGAAAAGATTGCTGCACTGAAACTCTACATTCCGGGAGGAGAGGATCAAGAAGCATGGTCTGCACTTTGGCGCATCTTGTGCAAAGAGACACTGGTACTGCTGGATTTTAAATCGAGCACGCTTTGTGTAACGTACTGCTTCACGACATTTACCGTCTTGTGGCGTGTGGATATGGCTACTTTAGAAGAGCTTCTTCCAAGCATGCTATCGACCACATGCAACTTGCCCAAAGAGATGGAGTGTGTTTGGGAAGCCGCTCACAATTTTGTGTCAGAAGTGGTGGTCCGGTACGCCGAAAGCCGAAATATGTTGCACCTTTTTGGTATTTTGCAGCAAGTGATGGACCGTACGTGCGTGGGCGCCGATCCCACTTTGTTTGCAACGCTTGCGCAGAGTCCACTGCTAGAAAAACGTAGCGTGGTGAATCTTTCGTCTTTGCTGCAAAATGCCGTGCCACCAGGGCAAGTACTCCCCATGCTCTCCATGACGCTAGAAAATGTACAGCAACGATTTGTACACGTGCAAAAAGAacctgcgcctgtgctgTTCTCTGCACATTTCCTTATGTTGGTAATCCAGAATGTGGGACTCGATCATCTGCTCAACAACGATGCTTACTTTGAATCCATGTTGAAAATGGCCGACTCGCTCGTGGAATGCGGTCTCCAAAAAAATGATATGCTTGTTCGCGCGTGTATTGCCGCGGGTCTTCGACTTCGTTTTGTTCTTGTGCGCAGAGCATTTGTACATGCACAGTGCACTGGCCAAGTGCTCCCTCCCATGTTTACTTCTTATACGTACCTCGACCAATTGGTCCCGTTTTTTGCATCGAAGGAGACTATACCGCAAGTCCGCGCCGAGATTCTGCGCACAGcatttgcgtgcgctgaAGTGGATTTGGCATTCAATGCACGAAAAGCGCCGTCGTACACATTCTTGTCGTCGGTAGCCAGTCCTTTCCTTTTTGACGCCTTGCACATGGGCAGTATATCTCAATTTTCAGCTTGGGATGGTCAATTATTTGGGCTAATCGATTCTGCAGACCTCCCTAGTGTGCTATGGCGTATGATCACTGGTCGATGGGCACGCGTCATGGATGCATGTATGAATGTGACACAGCTTTGCGCATGTATTGAATACATGCAAAAAACATTGCTTGCTTCACCGTCGGACAAGCTCGGGGGCCACCAAAAAACTATATCGGAAACAGCGCTGAAAAGTGCACAATTTTTTGAGCTTTCACACTGGCGCGAGGCCATTGTGCAGCAAATGGAAGAAAGTGTTGCTTGGATTGATCCGTCtaaagcgccgcgctggaaagCAGGCGCAAACTTGGAAGCTACACTAGCAGCAATTAATATGTTGGAAAGACTGCCGATAGGAATCTTTCCTTCCTCGTCCTTGGATCGCATTGTCAGCTGCCTTGCTTGGCTTGATGCAGCGTGGACGCTGCATGGTTTAAAAGGGGATACACAAGTATGGACGGCACTGAAACTGTTTTTATCACGCGCGGCCAGCACTACCACAGTGTGCTTCCCTATACCCATTTCTGTTTACATATTGGCGATGGTCAATAAGCCGAGCTGCATACAAAAGTCGTGGGAACGCGCTAGTGTGCACCTTTTGTCGGCGTTGTTTTCCGCTCCCGATGCGATCGAGCATGTGCTGCATTCCGATACAATGGTCACCTTGTCAACAAGTAATGCGCCGCTAGCGCAGCACATTCTTGCTATTTTATTGGAGCACGCAGCAGATGCAACGATTCCATTGCGATCGTTACCGGCCAACTTGGGTTCATCGACACTGGAAAAGGAAGTGATGTCTGCTTTTGCAAAAATGCATGAAGAAATGGATGACAATGCTTTCTGTCTTG cgcggctGCGTATTTTACACGCATCCGAAGCGGATGTgtcttctgcagcgctgaTATTTGATCAACTGTTGAACAGCATTGAAACAATACcctttgcggcgcagcaagagGACGGGGTGCTTTTTGCGACTGCACTGTTTTCCTGCTTGTCCACACTGCGCTTCTATCTGCATGGGCAGAAAGGCAAACCATAtgtcgcgctttgcatgGCCTATTCGTCTTTGTCTGCTAAACTCAACGGTTCCGAGCTTCTTACGCATCGTTTTGTGCAAGCGATTATGTCCATGGATCAAGACTCGTATGCAAGCACGCTTGAAACGTTGGAGCTTCCGTTTCTGCGAAAGATGCCCGAATGCACCATTGACGACATGTCGTCACTACTTAGTGTGATGAGTATTTTACTGCAGCACGCTCCTAGCGGGACGAGCAAGATTGCAAgtgcgcgctttgcttcTATGGTCGTCCGACTGCCGTCTATCGTAACACAGGCTCCCATGCTATCTCTAGCTGCTACCGAAATGGTAAGGCGCGTATGCCAATATAGGGCGTTgattttgcgcagcgcagatGTGGCCAAGATCTTTGCATTTTTTGGCGTACTATTGCGGCCCGCCGGGACAGAAAACAAGAATATGGCGCTTACGTTGCAGGCAAACACAGTGTATCAAGGCATCGTTGCAAGTCTGTGCGCCATTGTGCGCTTTCGCAAAGACTTGTTGAGTCCGCTTTTACCTCACCTGACAGCGCTGCTATCTTCGCTGCTGCTTCCTCTCCTTTCCTTGCTTCGTTCCAACACCGGacgcgcaccgctgcgcacactggCAGAAACAACGCCTTGCTGGCTTGATGTTGTTTCAAGTCCACTGGGCTTAACCGAAGCGCGTTCTTTAAGTCGTCTTTATACCGAGATTTCCACCAAGACGACGTCAATTGCAACAATGATTGCAAGCAAGAAACGAAAACTAACAAGTGATGCAATCCAAGTTGGTACGACCGAGACATTGGGTCGCTCCATGACAAAGCACGCAATTTATGTGCTTGTTGCCTATGTCAGACTcgtcgcacagcgcacgtCAAccattgcagcgccgttgcgccaagcgcttttGCCCGGTCTCTTTGCTCTGTGCAGCATCATTAGCGAGTATGAACGCGATGCGGCACTCAAAGGCATGCTCGATGCGAGTGGCCAAGCTGTTTTCAAATCATTATGGAAAGAATGGGAACACGAACGGTACAAAGGAACATGA
- a CDS encoding uncharacterized protein (COG:L; EggNog:ENOG503P7ZJ), which translates to MVPLDALLSQFCPPLDPSLVLAIARESGRSYSDTVEILGALAEAAQPEESAEENVVDALVQDWASTPSKVCPTKTQGTEQTDTLLNNPVLLFLQQSFPGKDISSLQTALRNADDDVDVAVDTLFAHDILEQGERSVEESKSSRGAGLDLEVLSHGLQAKRKNIPKKHAAPSKKGDAVTVSMTDHRSAHHIYYDTRMRPKAPTTLCPDPIDHTASEALTDEQLARHLQEVERKAVTRHDIPVSEQQWLLSSSTLTQLAILLDIPQPKVQGIFNHASFNLHVTLARCVALAAARPEAQAAANTGDFDAIVSALANITHKNQSDIRQLLIATKGQQDAVLDIVQLQDIVAASADGLHNRPDVLDPSGRLLDNTGSKTIYTPTVTAKRNNSKSAAAVWLEPNARGYAARAAQPTTPLPMATPAAALRKGQSAVVLPASAQVTNLDDVAEGLDLEIYSAEECQARVDEFRAKRDMALRQAGVAARQSRVANLGGATSVYAEEARKYGAQARRWQLRGASALVHERKSGNNTISYVPTNGKQVSESIDLHGLSVHEALTVMQQHVHRWETRKRDPDQPGRVAFEVVTGRGSHSKHYTSVLRPAVIRLLTQLGWSVDHTSNPGVLYVEPPKV; encoded by the coding sequence ATGGTACCCTTGGATGCATTACTGTCTCAATTTTGCCCGCCTCTAGACCCAAGTCTTGTTTTGGCAATTGCTCGAGAGTCAGGGAGGTCTTATTCTGATACAGTTGAGATACTTGGTGCGTTAGCTGAGGCCGCGCAGCCGGAAGAGTCAGCGGAGGAAAACGTGGTAGATGCACTCGTCCAGGACTGGGCATCGACACCATCAAAAGTTTGTCCCACAAAGACGCAGGGCACCGAACAGACTGATACTTTGCTAAATAACCCGGTACTTTTATTTTTACAGCAGTCGTTCCCCGGGAAGGATATTTCTTCGTTACAAACTGCGCTGCGTAATGCAGACGACGATGTAGACGTGGCGGTCGATACTTTGTTCGCTCACGATATACTTGAACAAGGGGAGCGCAGTGTAGAAGAATCGAAATCTTCACGCGGGGCAGGGCTAGACCTGGAAGTGCTGTCGCATGGCCTACAAGCGAAACGCAAAAACATACCAAAGAAacatgccgcgccgagTAAGAAAGGCGATGCAGTCACGGTAAGCATGACTGATcatcgcagcgcgcatcaTATCTACTATGACACTCGCATGCGCCCAAAAGCACCCACTACTTTGTGCCCCGATCCTATTGATCACACGGCGAGTGAAGCGCTCACCGATGAACAACTGGCCCGCCATCTCCAGGAGGTAGAGCGCAAGGCGGTAACAAGGCATGACATACCCGTGAGTGAGCAGCAATGGCTGCTTTCCTCCTCAACTCTTACGCAACTAGCGATACTGCTTGACATACCGCAACCTAAAGTGCAAGGCATATTTAATCATGCCTCGTTTAACTTGCACGTCACGCTGGCGCGTTGCGTTGCACTGGCTGCGGCACGGCCAGAAGCACAAGCCGCTGCAAACACGGGAGATTTTGACGCTATCGTTTCTGCACTTGCGAACATCACCCACAAGAATCAAAGCGACATTCGACAACTTCTCATCGCGACCAAAGGCCAGCAAGACGCGGTCTTGGATATTGTACAACTGCAAGACATTGttgccgcaagcgcagaCGGGTTGCACAATAGACCCGACGTGCTTGATCCAAGCGGCCGTCTTTTAGACAACACTGGCTCCAAAACTATTTATACCCCTACTGTTACTGCGAAGCGCAACAATTCCAAgtcggcagcggcagtTTGGCTGGAACCAAACGCGCGAGGCTatgctgcacgcgctgcgcagcccaCGACGCCTTTGCCTATGGCCACACCTGCTGCTGCACTACGCAAAGGACAATCCGCAGTTGTTCTTCCTGCATCTGCGCAAGTGACAAATTTGGATGATGTGGCAGAAGGACTGGATCTTGAAATCTATTCTGCGGAAGAGTGTCAAGCCCGTGTCGACGAGTTCCGTGCGAAACGTGATATGGCGCTTCGACAAGCCGGTGTTGCCGCACGTCAAAGTCGCGTGGCGAACTTGGGTGGAGCAACGTCGGTGTACGcagaagaggcgcgcaaataTGGTGCCCAGGCGCGTCGTTGGCAACTTCGCGGAGCTTCTGCTCTggtgcacgagcgcaaaaGTGGTAATAATACTATTTCGTATGTGCCTACAAACGGAAAACAAGTTTCAGAGAGCATCGATCTACATGGTTTGAGCgtgcacgaggcgctgaCTGTAATGCAACAGCACGTACACCGCTGGGAAACACGCAAACGTGATCCGGACCAGCCAGGTCGCGTCGCATTCGAGGTGGTTACTGGCCGTGGATCACATAGCAAGCATTACACCTCGGTGCTCCGACCTGCAGTGATACGTTTATTAACACAGCTAGGTTGGTCAGTGGACCATACGTCCAACCCAGGCGTGCTGTATGTAGAACCGCCTAAAGTTTAA
- a CDS encoding mannose-1-phosphate guanylyltransferase (COG:O; EggNog:ENOG503PAA1), whose protein sequence is MNSNAALAQILQGISELRVEMHRMGDRMDILENNNAPITPTMPLFSPSISPSSRMSYSTHHNALNNWHPESARTTSVAGVPHTPKPASISLEAKDPSLGLWVVVPAGGAGTRLWPLSRSSCPKFLLDLTGNGRTLIQNTWDRLLPLSGVDRFMVVTGKVHVDAVSQQLPNLIPANVFAEPSPKESMAAIGLAAAVLARRDPHAVLGSFAADHIVSGRDAFESAVQEAVAVAKEGFLVTIGIAPAHPSTGFGYIRLGEGLDVKNAPNAHKVLEFKEKPDARTASAYLSTGDYRWNGGMFVVKAQTLMALMEEYVPELHAGLCTIAEAWDTPRRQIALSETWSLLPKIAIDHAVAEPASKVGKVAVVPATFGWDDVGDFSSLSDLIPALENEARVLGDPSLVITEGQVGGIVVPASGRRIACLGMDDVVVVDTPDALLVTTRARSQDVKKVVAKCKKLHPELC, encoded by the exons ATGAACAGTAATGCAGCGCTAGCGCAGATTCTCCAGGGCATCTCGGAGCTTCGAGTTGAG ATGCATCGTATGGGCGATCGTATGGATATACTCGAAAATAACAATGCACCGATCACGCCCACCATGCCTTTATTTTCTCCGAGCATTTCTCCCTCATCGCGCATGAGCTACTCTACGCATCACAATGCATTAAATAACTGGCATCCTGAGTCTGCGCGCACAACTTCCGTCGCAGGCGTGCCTCATACTCCAAAACCAGCGTCTATTTCATTAGAGGCAAAAGACCCTTCGCTTGGTCTCTGGGTCGTTGTCCCagcgggcggcgctggcactCGTCTCTGGCCGTTGAGTCGTAGCAGTTGCCCCAAGTTTTTGCTCGATTTGACCGGCAATGGTCGTACACTGATTCAAAACACGTGGGATCGTCTCCTTCCTCTTTCTGGTGTGGACCGTTTTATGGTGGTGACAGGAAAGGTGCATGTTGATGCAGTCTCGCAGCAACTGCCTAACTTGATCCCTGCAAATGTGTTTGCCGAGCCCTCGCCAAAGGAGTCGATGGCCGCGATTGGTCTTGCAGCGGCCGTGCTTGCACGACGCGATCCCcacgccgtgcttggctcTTTTGCTGCGGATCACATTGTATCTGGTCGCGACGCATTCGAGTCGGCTGTACAAGAAGCTGTCGCTGTGGCCAAAGAAGGGTTCTTGGTCACGATTGGTATTGCACCTGCACATCCCTCGACTGGTTTTGGTTATATTAGGCTGGGCGAAGGCCTGGATGTGAAGAATGCTCCAAATGCACACAAAGTGCTTGAGTTTAAGGAGAAGCCCGATGCTCGCACCGCCAGTGCATACCTGAGCACTGGTGATTACCGCTGGAACGGTGGTATGTTTGTTGTCAAGGCACAGACGCTGATGGCACTTATGGAGGAGTATGTCCCGGAGCTCCATGCGGGTCTTTGCACCATTGCCGAGGCATGGGATACCCCGCGTCGACAAATTGCATTGAGCGAGACGTGGTCATTGTTGCCCAAGATAGCCATTGACCATGCCGTCGCTGAGCCAGCATCCAAGGTTGGCAAGGTCGCAGTGGTTCCTGCTACATTCGGTTGGGACGATGTAGGGGACTTTTCAAGCTTGTCTGATCTTATTCCTGCTTTGGAGaacgaagcgcgcgtgcttggTGACCCATCGTTGGTCATCACAGAGGGCCAAGTCGGTGGCATCGTGGTTCCTGCATCTGGGCGTAGGATTGCGTGCTTGGGTATGGACGATGTTGTGGTGGTCGATACCCCTGACGCACTTCTTGTGACCACCCGTGCACGCAGTCAAGATGTGAAGAAGGTTGTTGCCAAGTGCAAGAAGCTGCACCCCGAGCTTTGCTAA
- a CDS encoding uncharacterized protein (EggNog:ENOG503NUH8; COG:S; TransMembrane:12 (i89-109o144-163i175-193o199-222i229-252o291-310i425-449o461-484i491-510o516-537i549-568o580-599i)) yields the protein MVFSAIRRTRSNAPEQDSTSVLEPALSTHTEHVQYEGDTKDTEGSKKFFSDREMKDISRHIEATVVDEVYQRKVYILNKIMNEHVGMTWWQWGLLCVSGVGWLIDNAWLQLVAVILPQVQNEFLVQLGDPDPSGPNAKTYHPEMMTIALFAGLVVGAAFWGIAADIVGRRVSFNATLFIAGVFGLASGGATTFPALGGLLAALGFGLGGSLPVDGMLFLEFIPGNRQYLLAFLSVFWSLGQLMTSLIGWAFIANYKCDNAYEIVAPGAPLPENYCYPTNSRGWRQNNGWRYLNFTIGAFTLACFFLRFLVFKIPESPKFLLSKGRDAEAVAAMKKFAAMCGKPLPEDMLSVNILRSAAGQDVDMDDEETEPVQQEQQEKPERFEGKLMRLKHDIIKNARSVSFRETGANIKALYSTFAMGYTTTVIWILWAFIGLAYPLFNSFIILYLGSGLYSAGTSKTYRNYTIISACGIPGSIVATALVELPRSGRRGAMSIGTLLTGVFLFAFTTADTDTSSLAFSCVIAFTQNIMYGVLYCYTPESFPAPVRGSADGIGSSLNRIFGLIAPIIKTYSTNDPAAPIYVSGALFLFCGLLILTLRVETSARSAL from the coding sequence ATGGTTTTCAGTGCAATAAGAAGGACGCGCTCTAATGCGCCCGAGCAGGACTCCACCTCTGTCCTTGAGCCTGCTCTTTCTACGCATACAGAACATGTCCAATATGAAGGGGACACAAAGGACACGGAAGGCAGCAAGAAATTTTTCTCCGATAGGGAGATGAAAGACATCTCTCGCCACATTGAAGCGACTGTGGTTGATGAAGTTTACCAACGCAAAGTATATATCCTGAACAAAATTATGAACGAGCATGTTGGCATGACTTGGTGGCAGTGGGGACTTCTTTGCGTCTCGGGTGTTGGATGGCTTATTGATAATGCGTGGTTGCAATTGGTAGCCGTTATTTTACCGCAAGTCCAAAATGAATTCTTAGTTCAACTAGGCGATCCAGACCCTAGCGGCCCTAATGCAAAGACGTACCACCCTGAGATGATGACGAttgcgctttttgcaggCCTAGTTGTGGGTGCAGCTTTCTGGGGTATTGCAGCTGATATTGTGGGACGTCGTGTCTCCTTCAACGCAACTCTTTTTATTGCTGGCGTGTTTGGCTTGGCGTCGGGCGGCGCTACGACCTTCCCGGCTTTGGGCGGCCTTTTGGCTGCCCTTGGCTTTGGTCTTGGTGGTAGCCTCCCTGTCGACGGCATGCTTTTCCTCGAGTTTATCCCCGGCAATCGGCAATATCTTTTGGCGTTTCTTTCCGTCTTTTGGTCGCTGGGCCAACTGATGACTTCGCTCATTGGATGGGCTTTCATTGCTAATTACAAGTGCGACAATGCATATGAGATTGTCGCACCCGGTGCACCTCTGCCTGAAAACTACTGCTATCCCACCAATTCTCGCGGTTGGCGGCAAAATAATGGTTGGCGTTATCTTAATTTCACAATTGGCGCATTTACCCTGGCATGCTTCTTCTTGCGCTTCCTTGTTTTTAAAATTCCAGAAAGCCCCAAGTTCCTTCTTTCAAAAGGGCGGGATGCGGAAGCCGTAGCGGCTATGAAGAAGTTTGCTGCAATGTGCGGCAAACCGCTTCCCGAAGACATGCTTTCGGTAAACATTTTGCGTTCTGCTGCAGGCCAGGATGTTGACATGGATGATGAGGAGACTGAACCAGTTCAACAAGAGCAACAAGAGAAACCAGAGCGCTTTGAGGGCAAGCTGATGAGGCTGAAACACGATATAATaaaaaatgcgcgcagcgtctcaTTCCGAGAGACGGGCGCCAACATCAAAGCATTGTATTCCACTTTTGCTATGGGCTATACCACTACAGTCATCTGGATTCTTTGGGCTTTTATTGGACTCGCATATCCGCTGTTTAACTCATTTATTATTCTCTATCTTGGGTCGGGTCTCTACAGTGCTGGTACGTCAAAGACCTACCGAAACTATACGATTATTTCTGCTTGTGGTATCCCGGGCAGTATTGTTGCCACAGCGCTTGTGGAGCTCCCCCGGAGTGGACGCCGTGGTGCGATGTCGATTGGTACTCTCTTGACTGGCGTTTTCCTCTTTGCATTTACCACTGCGGACACAGATACTTCATCGCTTGCATTCAGCTGTGTCATTGCTTTCACGCAAAATATCATGTACGGTGTGCTCTACTGCTACACGCCCGAATCATTTCCTGCGCCCGTTCGTGGTAGTGCCGATGGTATTGGTTCAAGCTTGAATCGCATTTTTGGTCTAATTGCTCCCATCATCAAGACATATTCGACGAACGACCCAGCTGCCCCTATATATGTTTCGGGTGCTCTGTTTCTATTCTGTGGTCTCCTCATTCtcacgctgcgcgtcgaGACTTCTGCACGTTCCGCACTTTAA